The Alosa sapidissima isolate fAloSap1 chromosome 5, fAloSap1.pri, whole genome shotgun sequence genome has a window encoding:
- the zbtb20 gene encoding zinc finger and BTB domain-containing protein 20, which produces MSGERVHSVNLHNFSSSVLETLNEQRQRGHFCDVTVRIHGSMLRAHRCVLAAGSPFFQDKLLLGYSDIEIPAVVSVQSVQKLIDFMYSGVLRVAQSEALQILTAASILQIKRVIDECTRIMAGTPGGFGTTSGSTGHGGDSCQETTPRGTPESGTSGPSSDAESGYMIAAQQQHSLERVYTSLYSGLSVQNGKDSGGGHHQGYLHTGGGGVGVGTQGQEPAWIARIHERSQQAVERYLSTTPESSGHCRKQPRPVRLHPGGLHIKQESEDDYSSYMSYSSSGGGGLGGGDEGSESEPKGESFDSGVSSSVGTEPDSAEHPHQQHQFLFGGREEASSDAGRPSPTHHGPPSSLSMARIEVSDSSPERTLHESDGPLGSGSLASGASPVETLIPQSPGATMPSAQLYLRQACESPAGGLRLPLTLTSNSPVMGTAGNAYVPAIFAAQPSSASKPFLFSLPQSMGSGGGAGGQFVTVPPAPPTHGPPGLSPFPGGGGGQPGGAGGVAGQQGEKKPYECTLCSKTFTAKQNYVKHMFVHTGEKPHQCSICWRSFSLKDYLIKHMVTHTGVRAYQCSICNKRFTQKSSLNVHMRLHRGEKSYECYVCKKKFSHKTLLERHMALHAGGVGAVGMSGVGGAISAGVVGVTSGMPGLGTPGVGVIGVGGMGGAGGGGSVSVVGGATVMGGASVSGVSGISGAASVVTGTGGGASSVAMTLSDPGVSALAVASGGPGSVGVGTAVGVVSEGAASHQESTTYVCSVCPAKFDQIEMFNDHMRMHVTDG; this is translated from the exons GACAAGCTGCTTCTGGGCTACAGTGACATCGAGATCCCGGCGGTGGTGTCGGTCCAGTCTGTGCAGAAGCTCATCGACTTCATGTACAGCGGCGTCCTGCGCGTGGCCCAGTCCGAGGCGCTCCAGATCCTCACAGCTGCCAGCATCCTGCAGATCAAGCGCGTCATCGATGAGTGCACGCGCATTATGGCCGGCACGCCAGGTGGCTTCGGGACGACCTCGGGCTCCACCGGGCACGGCGGCGACTCGTGCCAGGAGACCACGCCGCGCGGCACGCCTGAGTCGGGCACGTCGGGCCCCAGCAGCGACGCGGAGAGCGGCTACATGATCGCggcgcagcagcagcacagcctggAGCGCGTCTACACCTCGCTCTACTCCGGCCTGAGCGTCCAGAACGGCAAGGACAGCGGCGGCGGGCATCACCAGGGTTACCTGCACACGGGTGGCGGCGGTGTGGGAGTGGGCACCCAGGGCCAGGAGCCCGCCTGGATCGCACGCATCCACGAGAGGTCGCAGCAGGCTGTGGAGCGCTACCTCAGTACCACGCCGGAGAGCTCCGGCCACTGCCGCAAGCAGCCTCGCCCCGTCAGGCTGCACCCGGGGG GGCTGCACATTAAGCAGGAGTCGGAGGATGACTACAGCAGCTACATGTCCTACTCGTCGTCTGGGGGCGGGGGCCTGGGTGGCGGGGACGAGGGCTCCGAGAGCGAGCCCAAGGGCGAGAGCTTCGACTCGGGCGTCAGCTCCTCGGTGGGCACCGAGCCGGACTCCGCCGAGCATCCCCACCAGCAACATCAGTTCCTGTTCGGGGGCCGGGAGGAGGCCTCGTCAGATGCGGgacgcccctcccccacccaccacggccctccctcctccctctctatggCGCGCATCGAGGTCAGCGATTCGTCGCCGGAGCGGACGCTCCACGAGTCGGACGGCCCTCTCGGGTCGGGGTCACTGGCGTCCGGCGCCAGCCCCGTGGAGACGCTGATCCCGCAGTCGCCGGGGGCAACGATGCCCTCGGCCCAGCTGTACCTGCGGCAGGCGTGCGAGAGCCCTGCCGGCGGTCTGCGGCTGCCCCTCACGCTCACCAGCAACAGCCCGGTCATGGGCACCGCCGGCAATGCCTACGTGCCGGCCATCTTCGCCGCTCAGCCCTCCAGCGCCTCCAAGCCTTTCCTCTTCAGCCTGCCCCAGTCCATGGGCTCCGGCGGGGGCGCGGGAGGGCAGTTTGTCACCGTACCCCCCGCGCCCCCCACCCACGGCCCGCCGGGGTTGTCCCCGTTcccggggggagggggtggccaGCCCGGGGGTGCCGGGGGGGTGGCCGGGCAACAGGGAGAGAAGAAGCCGTACGAGTGCACGCTCTGCAGCAAGACCTTCACCGCCAAGCAGAACTACGTCAAGCAcatgtttgtgcacacag GTGAGAAGCCGCACCAGTGCAGCATCTGCTggcgctctttctctctgaaagACTACCTGATCAAGCACATGGTCACCCACACCGGAGTGCGCGCCTACCAGTGCTCCATCTGCAACAAGCGCTTCACGCAGAAGAGTTCCCTCAACGTCCACATGCGGCTGCACCGCGGGGAGAAGTCCTACGAGTGCTACGTCTGCAAGAAGAAGTTCTCCCACAAGACCCTGCTGGAGCGTCACATGGCTCTGCACGCCGGCGGCGTTGGCGCAGTGGGCATGAGCGGAGTAGGCGGCGCCATCTCCGCTGGCGTGGTGGGGGTCACCAGTGGAATGCCGGGGTTGGGCACGCCCGGCGTTGGAGTGATCGGCGTTGGAGGAATGGGCGGAGCTGGAGGGGGAGGGAGCGTGAGTGTGGTGGGAGGGGCCACTGTGATGGGCGGAGCCAGTGTGAGTGGCGTGAGCGGCATCAGTGGAGCAGCATCGGTTGTAACGGGGACAGGGGGAGGGGCGTCCTCCGTGGCCATGACCCTCTCCGACCCTGGGGTGTCGGCCCTCGCCGTGGCATCCGGAGGGCCTGGGTCGGTTGGAGTCGGGACAGCGGTGGGCGTGGTGTCTGAAGGAGCCGCCTCCCACCAGGAGTCAACGACATACGTCTGCTCCGTCTGTCCTGCCAAGTTCGACCAGATCGAGATGTTCAACGACCACATGCGCATGCACGTGACGGATGGCTAA